In Carya illinoinensis cultivar Pawnee chromosome 9, C.illinoinensisPawnee_v1, whole genome shotgun sequence, the following are encoded in one genomic region:
- the LOC122275068 gene encoding non-specific lipid-transfer protein 1-like, protein MAGSLVLKLSGMVLLCMVVAAPVAEAAITCGQVASSLGPCLGYLKGTVTQVPPGCCNGIKGLSKAAVTTADRQAACECLKKTAGSISGLNPSLAAGLPGKCGVSVPYKISTSTNCKTVK, encoded by the exons ATGGCTGGCTCCTTGGTCCTTAAACTCTCAGGCATGGTTCTGTTGTGTATGGTGGTGGCTGCACCAGTTGCAGAGGCGGCCATAACATGTGGGCAGGTGGCTAGCAGCTTGGGGCCTTGCCTTGGCTACCTCAAGGGTACGGTTACTCAAGTCCCTCCCGGCTGCTGCAATGGGATCAAGGGCCTCAGCAAAGCGGCCGTTACCACAGCTGACCGCCAGGCCGCCTGTGAGTGCCTGAAAAAGACCGCTGGTTCCATCTCCGGACTCAACCCTTCTCTTGCTGCTGGCCTCCCAGGCAAATGTGGTGTCAGTGTTCCTTACAAGATCAGCACCTCCACTAACTGCAAAAC TGTGAAATGA
- the LOC122275363 gene encoding non-specific lipid-transfer protein 3-like, translating into MMASFVNIYKLVCFVAVVCMVVGAPKGSEAAISCGQVVRYLTPCVSYVANGGSVPATCCSGIKSLYGLARTTADRQGVCNCLKQAVSGVPYTPYNLNLAAGLPKKCGVNIPYKISPSADCKSVK; encoded by the exons atgatgGCTAGCTTTGTTAATATCTATAAGTTGGTTTGCTTCGTGGCGGTAGTGTGCATGGTGGTTGGTGCACCAAAGGGTTCAGAAGCTGCTATATCATGTGGGCAGGTGGTGAGGTACCTGACCCCCTGCGTTTCTTATGTAGCAAATGGTGGGAGTGTGCCGGCTACGTGCTGCAGTGGTATCAAGTCCCTCTACGGCCTGGCTCGCACCACAGCTGACCGTCAGGGCGTTTGCAATTGTCTGAAGCAAGCTGTCAGCGGAGTTCCATACACTCCTTACAATCTTAATCTCGCAGCTGGGCTTCCCAAGAAATGTGGAGTCAATATTCCTTACAAGATCAGCCCGTCTGCAGATTGCAAAAG CGTGAAGTGA